In Bdellovibrio sp. GT3, one genomic interval encodes:
- the ftsW gene encoding putative lipid II flippase FtsW, with the protein MFRYLSSSLFLAIITLLGIGLVQVYSSSFIFATESYGDGLFFFKRQLIFAVIAFGVLIGTIHVPFRLIEKHGWMLWFAAAIGVLMTFVPGLGVRVGGAIRWIQLPFGLRFEPGELLKIAFSVWFASLLCRRDNILGHVKWWWLALALVVPLFLLLRQPDFGSFAIILMVGVSLLFAFGLQWKYIAGAVAVLIPAFYFLVMSVPYRRARVLAFLDPWADPAQKGFQVIQSMLSFHSGGLTGVGLGQGQGKLFFLPEAHTDFTLAVLGEEMGFVGFVAILALYGFVVFRGIQIAIKAEDPFKRALALGLSVTFGMSVFINAGVVMGLLPTKGLTLPFLSYGGSSLVVLCFMFGLILNIENSFEEDKFSKRFGSSRWNASKVKAHD; encoded by the coding sequence ATGTTTAGATATTTATCCAGCAGCTTGTTTTTGGCCATTATCACTTTATTGGGCATCGGCCTGGTGCAGGTTTACTCTTCCAGTTTTATCTTTGCGACCGAATCCTACGGAGACGGTCTTTTCTTTTTTAAACGTCAGTTGATTTTCGCAGTGATCGCATTCGGTGTTTTGATTGGGACGATCCATGTTCCTTTTCGTCTGATTGAAAAACACGGATGGATGTTGTGGTTTGCTGCCGCGATCGGCGTGTTGATGACCTTCGTTCCAGGTCTTGGGGTGCGAGTGGGTGGCGCGATTCGCTGGATCCAGTTGCCGTTCGGTTTGCGCTTTGAGCCGGGTGAACTTTTGAAGATCGCATTCTCGGTCTGGTTTGCAAGCTTGCTATGCCGTCGCGACAATATTCTGGGCCACGTAAAGTGGTGGTGGTTGGCACTGGCATTGGTTGTTCCATTGTTCCTGTTGCTTCGTCAGCCAGATTTCGGAAGCTTTGCGATCATCTTGATGGTGGGTGTCAGTCTGTTGTTTGCCTTTGGCCTGCAATGGAAATACATCGCTGGAGCGGTGGCAGTTCTAATTCCGGCGTTTTACTTCCTGGTGATGTCGGTGCCTTACCGCCGTGCCCGCGTTTTGGCCTTTTTAGATCCTTGGGCTGATCCGGCACAAAAGGGTTTCCAGGTGATTCAAAGTATGCTGAGTTTTCACTCCGGTGGTTTGACGGGCGTTGGTTTGGGGCAAGGGCAGGGGAAACTTTTCTTCCTTCCTGAAGCACACACGGACTTCACGTTGGCTGTCCTGGGTGAGGAAATGGGCTTTGTCGGCTTCGTTGCAATTCTGGCTCTTTATGGATTCGTTGTTTTCCGCGGAATTCAAATTGCCATCAAAGCCGAAGATCCATTCAAAAGAGCATTGGCTTTGGGACTTTCTGTCACGTTTGGCATGAGCGTCTTCATCAATGCGGGTGTTGTCATGGGCCTGCTTCCAACAAAAGGTCTGACGCTTCCTTTCTTAAGTTACGGTGGCAGTTCCCTGGTGGTTTTGTGTTTTATGTTCGGACTCATTTTGAACATTGAAAATTCCTTCGAAGAGGATAAATTCTCTAAACGTTTCGGATCATCCCGTTGGAACGCATCGAAAGTGAAAGCACATGACTAA
- a CDS encoding UDP-N-acetylmuramoyl-tripeptide--D-alanyl-D-alanine ligase, translating into MRAMDVQTVIKVTNAQVISQHADRFSGIGTDTRANLQDQMFIALKGEAFDAHQFLDKAVSQGATVLLVHEDNSQVQQFKNKVTVLKVADTLKALQQLGNWARHQAQGKIVAITGSNGKTTTKEFTAALIDTVKTVHYNKGSFNNHWGVPFTLLQLDPKKEVAVIEMGMNHAGEITELVKIAEPDVVVCTMVGRAHMEFFGTIEKVAEAKEEIYNAAGKNTIRIYNLDNEQTHNMYVRGHGKFSQDKILTFSSEDPRADVHLMIDSMNMKELVLKGSIKGVTGAAKVQVFGSQNLTNLMAAAALGLSVGMSPKEIWDGLPACRTNWGRNQLVHLKSGAQMIFDAYNANPDSMKALLENVQLLTVSGRKVGVFGQMREMGSASAQLHEELGERVGKAGFEKVYFVGEDSDAFNKGLQKAHFSKESLIQKDFTDNAGKDLATFLKNGDIAVVKASRGTKLERFVFPCEPLDFTEKV; encoded by the coding sequence ATGAGAGCCATGGATGTGCAAACAGTTATTAAAGTCACCAACGCCCAAGTGATCAGCCAGCATGCGGATCGTTTTTCGGGTATTGGCACTGACACCCGTGCCAATCTTCAGGATCAGATGTTTATCGCACTTAAAGGCGAGGCCTTTGATGCGCATCAGTTTTTGGATAAAGCAGTTTCCCAAGGAGCGACTGTTTTGTTGGTTCATGAAGACAACAGCCAGGTTCAACAATTCAAAAACAAAGTCACTGTTTTGAAAGTGGCTGACACTTTAAAAGCCCTGCAACAGCTGGGTAACTGGGCTCGCCACCAGGCGCAAGGTAAGATTGTGGCGATCACCGGCTCGAATGGCAAAACCACCACTAAAGAATTCACAGCGGCCCTTATTGATACCGTTAAAACTGTTCACTACAACAAAGGCAGCTTTAACAATCACTGGGGTGTTCCATTCACATTGTTGCAGCTGGATCCGAAAAAAGAAGTGGCTGTTATTGAAATGGGCATGAATCACGCTGGCGAAATCACGGAACTTGTGAAAATCGCAGAGCCTGACGTCGTCGTTTGCACGATGGTAGGCCGCGCGCACATGGAGTTCTTTGGAACGATTGAAAAAGTCGCTGAAGCCAAAGAAGAAATCTACAATGCGGCAGGTAAGAACACGATCCGCATTTACAACCTGGATAACGAGCAGACTCATAACATGTATGTTCGTGGTCATGGCAAGTTTTCACAGGATAAAATTCTAACTTTCTCCAGTGAAGATCCCCGTGCCGATGTGCATTTGATGATCGATTCAATGAACATGAAAGAGTTGGTTTTAAAAGGCAGCATCAAAGGTGTGACTGGTGCGGCAAAGGTTCAGGTGTTCGGATCGCAAAATCTAACAAATCTGATGGCAGCCGCTGCTTTGGGGTTGTCGGTGGGAATGTCGCCGAAGGAAATCTGGGACGGGTTACCAGCATGTCGTACAAATTGGGGGCGCAACCAGCTGGTTCACCTCAAATCCGGTGCTCAAATGATCTTTGATGCCTATAACGCCAACCCCGACAGTATGAAAGCTTTACTGGAAAACGTTCAATTGTTAACCGTGAGTGGACGTAAAGTGGGGGTCTTTGGGCAGATGCGCGAGATGGGTTCGGCCTCCGCACAATTGCATGAGGAACTGGGCGAACGCGTGGGCAAGGCGGGCTTTGAAAAAGTTTACTTTGTTGGCGAGGATTCTGACGCCTTCAATAAGGGGCTGCAAAAGGCTCATTTCTCTAAGGAAAGTCTGATCCAGAAAGATTTTACAGATAATGCCGGGAAAGATTTAGCCACCTTCCTTAAAAACGGGGACATTGCCGTGGTGAAGGCGTCCCGTGGCACGAAACTTGAGCGTTTCGTCTTCCCATGTGAACCTTTGGATTTCACAGAAAAAGTTTAA
- a CDS encoding cell division protein FtsQ/DivIB yields the protein MKKLVLKLFLGFIVIPAALVGTLYYLNENGFFNIQKVEVVLENPAAGQEHFLKPNVDALESLLVKYKGMSLWNIKLRSVSKELQKQEWVETLQISRSWPTTLAIRVKPYEVKFLYMAKGGKLTPIIKDGKFLDVIEAKQAPDVAILDGDAFGKKQELRKKAIDVIEQIPAQGSFSRKTISEVRYDNKEGFWMTLIKTGTQVKIGEDQVALKAARVSRVVDYLETKQFDARVIDADLSKKVLVRLRKDP from the coding sequence GTGAAGAAGTTGGTTCTAAAACTATTTTTGGGTTTCATTGTTATACCAGCTGCCTTGGTGGGAACTCTTTATTATCTGAATGAAAATGGTTTCTTTAATATTCAAAAAGTCGAAGTGGTTCTGGAGAATCCGGCAGCAGGGCAAGAGCACTTTTTAAAGCCCAATGTGGATGCTCTAGAAAGTCTTCTGGTGAAGTATAAAGGTATGTCCCTTTGGAATATCAAACTTCGCTCTGTCTCCAAGGAATTGCAGAAGCAGGAATGGGTCGAGACCTTGCAGATCTCAAGATCCTGGCCGACGACGCTGGCGATTCGTGTGAAGCCTTATGAAGTTAAGTTTCTATATATGGCCAAGGGTGGAAAGCTGACTCCGATCATCAAGGACGGAAAGTTCCTGGATGTGATCGAAGCAAAGCAGGCGCCTGACGTGGCGATTTTGGATGGTGATGCTTTTGGAAAAAAACAAGAGCTTCGCAAAAAAGCGATTGATGTGATCGAGCAAATTCCTGCTCAAGGATCGTTCAGTCGTAAAACAATTTCTGAAGTTCGTTACGATAATAAAGAAGGCTTTTGGATGACACTGATTAAGACTGGAACACAGGTGAAAATCGGTGAAGACCAAGTGGCACTAAAGGCAGCGCGCGTTTCTCGCGTCGTTGATTATCTCGAAACCAAGCAGTTTGACGCTCGCGTCATAGACGCGGATCTGTCAAAGAAAGTCCTTGTCAGGTTGCGTAAGGATCCCTAA
- the murC gene encoding UDP-N-acetylmuramate--L-alanine ligase — translation MKLQHAKFHFVGVGGIGMCGLAELLHNMGAKVSGSDIADNANTERLRDMGVRVFKGHAASNIGDADVVVYSSAIQYGNPEIYEARARQIPLIPRAEALAEIMRLKRGIAVAGTHGKTTTTSMTSAIFLEGNLSPTIVVGGRFEMIKSTALLGAGEWLVAEADESDGSFNKLTPEIAIITNIDSDHLDHYKTFENLQKNFYDFALKVPFYGKIIACGDDPVVRQIFENFPKRILYYGFDEKNDLVLSGEQGSYSLYRSDRLLGTRHLVGKFKLNIPGRHNALNAVAAICAGLAAGIPFDMCAAGLQRFDGVDRRFHFKGEKSGIKVYDDYGHHPTEVRAVLQAFREKYPQNRLVVYFQPHRFSRTQHCWHDFTTAFMEADQILLTDIYPAGEAPIPGVSSEKLASEMKHENAQYFLRDDKSSSKIVSMLKDGDVFITLGAGDGWKLGLDVLDKIQN, via the coding sequence ATGAAATTACAACACGCCAAATTCCACTTCGTAGGTGTCGGCGGCATCGGTATGTGTGGACTCGCTGAACTTTTGCACAACATGGGTGCGAAGGTTTCAGGATCTGATATCGCGGATAATGCGAATACAGAACGTCTTCGTGATATGGGCGTGAGAGTATTCAAAGGTCACGCGGCCTCCAATATCGGTGATGCTGATGTTGTCGTTTATTCTTCAGCTATTCAATATGGTAACCCGGAAATCTACGAAGCTCGCGCTCGTCAGATTCCATTGATCCCTCGTGCAGAAGCCCTGGCTGAGATCATGCGCTTAAAGCGTGGTATTGCTGTGGCAGGAACGCACGGTAAGACCACGACAACGTCCATGACGTCGGCGATTTTCCTTGAAGGCAACCTAAGCCCGACGATCGTGGTTGGTGGTCGCTTTGAAATGATCAAATCCACAGCTCTATTGGGGGCGGGTGAGTGGTTGGTTGCAGAGGCCGATGAATCCGATGGCAGCTTTAATAAGCTGACTCCGGAAATCGCGATCATCACCAATATCGACTCCGATCATTTGGATCACTATAAGACTTTCGAGAACCTGCAAAAGAACTTCTATGACTTTGCTCTTAAAGTTCCGTTCTATGGAAAGATCATCGCTTGTGGTGATGATCCCGTGGTTCGCCAGATTTTTGAGAACTTCCCAAAACGTATTTTGTACTACGGTTTCGATGAAAAGAACGACTTGGTTCTTTCAGGTGAGCAGGGGAGCTACTCCCTGTATCGCAGCGACCGCCTGCTTGGCACTCGTCACTTGGTGGGTAAGTTTAAGCTTAACATCCCAGGTCGTCACAATGCCTTGAATGCAGTGGCCGCTATTTGTGCTGGTCTTGCAGCAGGCATTCCATTTGATATGTGTGCGGCTGGTTTGCAGCGCTTTGATGGTGTGGATCGCAGATTCCACTTCAAGGGCGAAAAAAGCGGTATCAAAGTTTACGACGATTACGGTCACCATCCAACAGAAGTGCGCGCGGTTCTTCAGGCCTTCCGTGAAAAGTATCCTCAAAACCGTCTGGTGGTTTATTTCCAACCACATCGTTTCAGTCGTACTCAGCACTGCTGGCATGACTTCACAACGGCATTCATGGAAGCTGATCAAATCCTGCTGACGGATATCTATCCAGCGGGTGAGGCACCAATTCCAGGGGTCAGCTCGGAAAAGCTGGCTTCAGAAATGAAGCATGAAAATGCGCAGTACTTCCTTCGCGATGACAAGTCTTCGTCTAAGATTGTGTCGATGCTAAAGGATGGCGACGTGTTCATCACTCTCGGCGCCGGCGATGGCTGGAAGCTGGGATTGGATGTTCTGGATAAGATTCAAAACTAA
- the mraY gene encoding phospho-N-acetylmuramoyl-pentapeptide-transferase: protein MLYQWLYSMSEYFSPLNVFRYITVRTFIAFFTSFLLCWMWGPYFIKRLQLKHFGQAIRDDGPQSHKKKAGTPTMGGGLILLSTLIPCLLWVDMQNPLVWAVLIITWGFGLIGYMDDWLKVSKKNSKGLSGKIRLAGEFLISGAVVAYLVHFHNLGTTVYIPFVKSFGFDMGYAYIVFAALVVVGTANAVNLTDGLDGLAIVPVMISAATLGLFAYVTGHYSIANYLNIPHVVGAGELTPVAATIVAAGMGFLWFNAYPAQVFMGDVGSLSLGGFLGSMAVITQNELLMVILGGVFVVEALSVITQVISFKLTGKRVFKMAPIHHHFELGGLTETKIIVRFWIISILLAVLSLATLKLR from the coding sequence ATGCTTTATCAGTGGCTCTATTCAATGTCGGAATACTTCTCTCCATTGAATGTCTTCCGTTACATCACTGTTCGTACGTTCATCGCGTTTTTCACGTCGTTTTTGCTGTGCTGGATGTGGGGACCTTACTTCATCAAGCGCCTGCAACTGAAGCATTTCGGGCAAGCGATTCGTGATGACGGTCCTCAGTCACATAAGAAAAAAGCAGGTACGCCAACCATGGGTGGGGGCTTGATTCTGCTTTCCACGCTGATTCCGTGCTTGTTGTGGGTGGATATGCAAAACCCATTGGTATGGGCGGTGCTGATCATCACTTGGGGCTTCGGTTTGATCGGTTACATGGATGACTGGTTGAAAGTAAGCAAAAAGAACTCCAAAGGTCTTTCCGGTAAAATCCGTTTGGCCGGGGAGTTTTTGATCAGCGGAGCGGTGGTTGCGTACTTGGTGCACTTCCATAATTTGGGTACGACTGTTTATATTCCGTTCGTAAAATCCTTTGGTTTTGATATGGGCTATGCCTACATCGTTTTCGCCGCACTTGTTGTGGTGGGGACTGCAAACGCCGTGAACCTGACAGACGGTCTTGACGGTTTGGCGATCGTGCCAGTGATGATTTCGGCTGCGACTTTGGGGTTGTTTGCTTACGTCACGGGTCACTATTCCATCGCAAATTATCTGAATATCCCCCATGTCGTGGGAGCAGGTGAGTTAACTCCGGTGGCGGCGACGATTGTTGCTGCGGGAATGGGCTTCTTGTGGTTTAACGCGTATCCCGCTCAGGTCTTCATGGGCGACGTAGGTTCTTTATCCTTGGGTGGATTCCTGGGTTCCATGGCTGTGATCACGCAAAATGAACTTTTGATGGTGATCCTGGGCGGTGTCTTCGTGGTGGAAGCATTGTCTGTAATCACTCAGGTTATTTCCTTCAAACTCACTGGAAAACGTGTGTTTAAGATGGCGCCGATTCATCACCACTTTGAATTGGGCGGTTTAACTGAAACGAAAATCATCGTTCGTTTCTGGATTATTTCGATTTTATTGGCTGTTTTAAGTCTAGCGACTCTCAAATTGAGGTAG
- a CDS encoding SRPBCC family protein: protein MSGSKFIPPSKKGEDSNSQEISITITVKATAAEIWRALTDTDDLENWWGDDVALEPKVGGKFREAWEDDEGQEQLASGKVLSLVPNKSITFTWREKNWDAKAITECSYVIEDKGKTRTMTVTHKGWDVFPDKQGAKLLKDFQLGWKYHMQELKAYLDDEG, encoded by the coding sequence ATGTCTGGATCGAAGTTCATTCCTCCCTCCAAAAAGGGGGAGGATTCCAACAGTCAGGAAATCAGCATCACGATCACAGTGAAGGCCACCGCTGCAGAAATCTGGCGGGCTCTGACTGATACGGACGATCTGGAAAATTGGTGGGGCGACGACGTCGCCCTTGAACCAAAAGTCGGCGGTAAATTCCGCGAAGCCTGGGAAGATGACGAGGGCCAAGAGCAACTCGCTTCCGGCAAAGTCCTATCTTTAGTTCCTAACAAATCCATCACCTTTACCTGGCGCGAGAAAAACTGGGATGCAAAAGCCATCACAGAGTGTTCTTACGTGATCGAAGACAAAGGTAAAACGCGCACGATGACCGTTACCCATAAGGGATGGGACGTGTTCCCGGACAAGCAGGGCGCAAAACTTCTTAAAGATTTCCAGCTTGGTTGGAAATACCACATGCAAGAGCTTAAAGCTTATCTGGATGACGAAGGCTAA
- the murD gene encoding UDP-N-acetylmuramoyl-L-alanine--D-glutamate ligase, with translation MYKEYSDLKDKRILVVGLGKTGVSLAHFLTKHGAQVTVTDHKSKPELSVQLEQLGDLPIKFELGGHSPKTFIAQDLVILSPGVPSTLKIFDYARSQGIKITGEFEFSAGFIKEPIIGLTGTNGKTTVARITEAILTQSGIKTWVGGANEKPLVDYLRLDDKAQVVIAEVSSFMLEHCDTFNPGNVVFTNLAENHLDRYRSMEEYVNAKRRIFKNTNQATTSILNADDNAVVELARDPAVQRGRIFYFSRKPALEPQIMNIGGAVNIGDEIRVRTGPEIETFNIKNMKMRGKHSVENVMAAILASREHGATREAVQKVIDTFQGLPHRIEYVRKVGGVLFYNDSKATNVHAVLRALDTFDENVILIAGGKDTNLNYEPLRTSVKRKVKTLILVGEAKERINRDLGDFSETFLIGTFEEAVLIAYQKSRIGDIVLLSPGCSSFDMFDSFEERGEYFKEIVRKFH, from the coding sequence ATGTATAAAGAATATAGTGATTTAAAAGACAAAAGAATCCTGGTGGTCGGTCTTGGTAAAACAGGTGTGTCCTTGGCGCACTTTCTTACCAAGCATGGCGCTCAGGTCACTGTAACGGATCACAAATCCAAACCAGAACTTTCTGTTCAACTTGAGCAATTGGGTGATTTGCCAATTAAGTTTGAATTGGGTGGTCACAGTCCGAAAACTTTCATCGCTCAGGATTTGGTTATCCTTTCTCCGGGCGTTCCATCCACTTTGAAAATCTTCGATTACGCAAGATCTCAAGGTATCAAGATCACAGGCGAGTTCGAGTTCTCTGCAGGGTTCATCAAAGAACCGATCATCGGTTTGACTGGTACCAACGGTAAAACCACTGTGGCACGCATCACAGAGGCGATTTTGACTCAATCAGGTATTAAAACCTGGGTGGGCGGCGCGAATGAAAAACCATTGGTGGACTACCTTCGTCTTGATGACAAAGCACAAGTGGTGATCGCTGAAGTTTCCAGTTTCATGCTTGAGCATTGCGACACTTTTAACCCAGGCAACGTGGTCTTCACGAACTTGGCTGAAAATCACCTGGATCGTTATCGCTCCATGGAAGAGTACGTAAATGCAAAACGCCGTATCTTCAAAAACACCAACCAGGCAACTACAAGCATTTTGAATGCGGATGACAACGCCGTTGTTGAATTGGCGCGTGATCCAGCGGTTCAACGTGGTCGTATTTTCTACTTCTCTCGTAAACCGGCTTTGGAGCCTCAAATCATGAACATCGGTGGTGCAGTGAATATCGGTGACGAGATTCGCGTGCGCACAGGTCCTGAGATCGAGACTTTCAATATCAAAAACATGAAAATGCGCGGTAAGCACTCGGTTGAAAACGTGATGGCAGCAATCCTGGCATCTCGTGAGCACGGTGCGACTCGTGAAGCTGTTCAAAAAGTGATCGATACTTTCCAAGGTCTTCCTCACCGTATTGAGTACGTTCGCAAAGTGGGCGGAGTGTTGTTCTACAACGATTCCAAAGCCACAAACGTTCATGCCGTACTTCGTGCACTTGATACTTTCGATGAAAACGTGATTTTGATCGCGGGTGGTAAAGATACGAATCTAAACTACGAACCACTTCGTACGTCGGTAAAACGCAAAGTTAAAACTCTGATCTTGGTCGGGGAAGCTAAAGAGCGCATTAATCGCGACCTTGGTGATTTCTCTGAGACCTTCCTGATCGGTACATTCGAGGAGGCGGTTTTGATCGCTTACCAAAAGTCCAGAATCGGGGACATCGTGCTGCTTTCTCCAGGCTGCTCAAGCTTTGACATGTTTGACAGTTTCGAAGAGCGTGGTGAATACTTTAAAGAGATCGTGAGAAAGTTTCACTGA
- the ftsA gene encoding cell division protein FtsA: MSTSKPKAPVLAGLDIGSTKVCFVIGTVNPEGKIEVAGVGTAPNTGIRQGVVVNIEATTDSIKKAKEEAELMSGYRVDEVWVGVSGTHISSFDSKGMVAIKNREVTPSEIDRVIEAAKAVAVPTDRTVLHILPREFKVDGQDGITDPVGMSGIRLEANVHIVTGSQSAINNTVKCVEKAGLKIAGLVLSQLASATAVISNDEKNLGVVVVDMGGGTCNNLYFVNGSVAHSSIIPVGGSHFTHDVAVGLRTPQFAAEILKKKYGCAMASMVNDNETIEVEGVGGRKSRVIPRKDLADVIEARAEETLNLIANDIRMSGVMPMLGSGIVLTGGASQLDGLIEMGEFIFDIPVRRGAPLEIGGLTDVVKSGEFSAAVGLLQYGLSQRKDLMIQSAQELEINIGESINGLTKRLKEMFEKVF; encoded by the coding sequence ATGAGTACATCAAAACCGAAAGCTCCGGTATTGGCTGGTTTGGATATTGGTTCGACCAAAGTATGTTTCGTCATCGGAACCGTCAATCCCGAGGGGAAAATCGAAGTCGCAGGAGTAGGTACTGCTCCTAATACAGGCATCCGCCAGGGTGTTGTCGTTAATATTGAGGCAACAACCGACTCTATTAAAAAAGCAAAAGAAGAAGCAGAATTGATGTCCGGTTATAGAGTCGACGAAGTTTGGGTCGGCGTTTCTGGTACTCATATCTCTTCATTTGATTCAAAAGGCATGGTCGCGATCAAGAATCGCGAAGTCACACCTTCTGAAATTGATCGCGTGATTGAAGCTGCAAAAGCAGTGGCAGTTCCGACAGATCGTACTGTCTTGCACATCCTTCCAAGAGAATTCAAAGTCGACGGTCAAGACGGCATCACTGATCCAGTGGGCATGTCGGGCATTCGTTTGGAAGCCAACGTGCATATCGTAACCGGCAGCCAGTCCGCGATTAACAACACTGTTAAATGTGTTGAAAAAGCGGGACTTAAAATCGCAGGCTTGGTGCTAAGCCAGTTGGCTTCTGCGACAGCGGTTATCTCTAATGATGAAAAGAATCTGGGCGTAGTGGTTGTCGATATGGGCGGCGGTACTTGTAACAACTTGTACTTCGTCAACGGCAGCGTGGCTCATTCCTCTATTATTCCAGTAGGTGGTTCGCACTTTACTCATGACGTGGCGGTAGGTCTTAGAACTCCGCAATTCGCAGCTGAAATCTTGAAAAAGAAATACGGTTGCGCAATGGCGTCTATGGTGAATGACAACGAAACTATCGAAGTTGAAGGTGTGGGCGGTCGTAAATCCCGTGTGATCCCGCGTAAGGATCTTGCGGATGTGATCGAGGCTCGTGCTGAAGAAACATTGAATCTGATCGCCAACGATATTCGTATGAGCGGTGTGATGCCAATGTTGGGTTCAGGTATCGTTCTAACTGGCGGAGCAAGTCAGTTGGATGGCCTGATTGAAATGGGTGAGTTTATTTTTGATATTCCGGTTCGCAGAGGGGCACCTTTGGAAATCGGAGGTCTGACTGATGTTGTGAAATCTGGAGAGTTTTCGGCAGCAGTTGGATTGTTACAGTATGGATTGTCACAACGTAAAGATTTGATGATCCAAAGCGCGCAGGAACTTGAGATCAATATCGGAGAGTCGATCAACGGCTTGACGAAGCGTCTTAAGGAAATGTTTGAAAAGGTATTTTAG
- the murG gene encoding undecaprenyldiphospho-muramoylpentapeptide beta-N-acetylglucosaminyltransferase, which translates to MTKKTVVIAGGGTGGHIYPGIAIARAIQKLDPEVQVHFVGTSRGMESKIVPREGYTLHLIESGQLNVKSPIKKLKTLLRMPLGLFQSIRLLWQLKPLYVIGVGGYASGPFVLAASIVGFNTAIWEPNVMPGMANRFLSRFVDKCFVVFEESRKHLKSNRVTQAGMPVREEIENAVHAQNKDEKFHLLAFGGSQGSRVINNCLSDAIIGGGEWTKDLSVVHQLGSADFPTISVKYQKNSADVDYHEYIFDMPKYYQWADIIVSRGGASSIAEAAAFGIIPIIVPLPGAADDHQQKNAESLVARNAGRMILQKDLTPERLISEVQSLRQDKALREQMVRNIKDLYVPQAASTIAKEILQ; encoded by the coding sequence ATGACTAAAAAGACCGTTGTGATTGCCGGGGGTGGCACAGGTGGCCACATCTACCCAGGAATCGCTATTGCCCGCGCCATCCAGAAATTGGACCCTGAAGTTCAGGTTCATTTCGTGGGAACTTCGCGCGGGATGGAATCTAAAATTGTCCCTCGTGAGGGATATACTCTGCACTTGATCGAATCCGGCCAGCTGAATGTGAAAAGTCCCATTAAAAAGTTAAAAACATTGCTCCGCATGCCATTGGGGTTGTTTCAATCCATCCGTCTGCTATGGCAGTTAAAGCCGTTGTATGTGATCGGGGTGGGTGGTTATGCTTCGGGTCCTTTCGTGCTGGCGGCAAGCATTGTTGGCTTTAATACGGCGATCTGGGAGCCGAATGTCATGCCGGGCATGGCGAATCGTTTTCTATCTCGCTTCGTCGACAAGTGTTTCGTGGTTTTTGAAGAGTCGCGCAAACACTTGAAAAGCAATCGTGTGACCCAAGCTGGGATGCCGGTTCGTGAAGAAATCGAAAATGCGGTCCATGCTCAGAACAAAGATGAGAAGTTTCATCTTTTGGCCTTCGGTGGCAGCCAAGGATCCAGAGTTATCAACAACTGCCTGAGTGACGCGATCATTGGCGGGGGCGAGTGGACGAAGGATTTATCTGTCGTTCATCAGTTGGGAAGCGCTGATTTTCCTACAATCTCTGTCAAATATCAAAAAAACAGCGCCGATGTGGATTATCATGAGTATATCTTCGATATGCCAAAGTATTATCAGTGGGCGGACATAATTGTCAGTCGTGGTGGGGCCAGTTCCATTGCGGAAGCGGCAGCGTTTGGTATAATTCCTATAATTGTGCCATTACCAGGAGCCGCCGATGATCATCAGCAAAAAAATGCCGAAAGCCTTGTCGCCCGAAATGCGGGTCGCATGATTTTGCAGAAAGATTTAACCCCTGAAAGATTGATTTCAGAAGTACAATCTCTTCGCCAAGATAAAGCTTTGCGTGAGCAAATGGTTCGGAATATAAAAGATCTTTATGTTCCCCAAGCAGCTTCAACCATCGCAAAGGAAATCTTGCAATGA